From Halodesulfovibrio aestuarii DSM 17919 = ATCC 29578, the proteins below share one genomic window:
- a CDS encoding efflux transporter outer membrane subunit, which yields MPKYIFPALILSILLCSACAPFAPTHTIQPQVRLDKPYSIQVAGQKSDKLWWESFKSTELNALIEQALSDNFSITIAYARLKQASANLERAGADLYPTLDITGGAKAGRTGTKENTGKPSYYDDTQQYKLGAAAAYEVDLWGRIEAQRSASEQTFYATRADLDAAAVSIAASVAETWVDLLRVREEIAILNEQIENNKKRLEFQELRFINGLAESVDVLQQRQILASSQSELPLLIAKEQVLLNALSVLIGSTPLDRPTIIQKELPKLIALPPTGLPSDLLVNRPDVRSAGYQLFSAEWSVAEARANRLPQFTLNADAAFSSSVAAVLFNNWATTLAGNIMQPLLDGGLRASEVARTRAVVEEQAALYSQTVSEAIQEVEDALINEEQQQEYLRLIAAQRDATAKTLEDAQLRYLQGQSGYLPLLQEVLNVQSLERQMIQQQAELIKLRISLYRALGGGWTYSLAHVQKSSSDDQNEGI from the coding sequence ATGCCGAAATATATATTTCCTGCGCTTATTCTGAGCATCTTACTGTGCTCTGCATGCGCTCCTTTTGCACCGACACACACCATACAGCCTCAAGTTCGACTCGATAAACCGTATTCAATTCAAGTTGCAGGGCAAAAGTCCGACAAATTATGGTGGGAAAGCTTTAAAAGCACGGAGCTAAATGCGCTTATTGAGCAGGCACTATCCGATAACTTCAGTATTACTATTGCCTACGCCCGGTTAAAACAGGCAAGCGCCAACTTAGAACGCGCCGGTGCTGACCTGTATCCAACGTTGGATATCACAGGCGGAGCTAAAGCGGGACGAACCGGCACAAAAGAAAATACCGGAAAACCTAGTTACTACGACGACACACAGCAATATAAACTTGGTGCTGCAGCAGCCTACGAGGTTGACCTGTGGGGGCGCATTGAAGCCCAACGTAGTGCCAGTGAACAAACGTTCTATGCAACCCGGGCAGATCTTGATGCAGCAGCCGTCAGCATTGCAGCCTCCGTGGCCGAAACATGGGTTGACTTGCTGCGGGTTCGCGAAGAAATCGCTATTCTTAATGAACAGATTGAAAACAACAAGAAGCGACTGGAATTTCAGGAGCTGCGTTTTATAAACGGGCTTGCAGAATCTGTAGACGTATTGCAGCAACGCCAGATTCTGGCATCAAGCCAATCTGAGTTACCGCTACTTATCGCAAAAGAACAAGTGCTCCTTAACGCACTTTCTGTACTGATCGGGAGCACGCCGCTGGACCGTCCTACAATTATCCAGAAAGAATTACCGAAGCTTATTGCTTTGCCGCCAACAGGATTACCATCAGACCTGCTGGTAAACAGACCTGATGTCCGCTCTGCCGGATACCAGTTATTCTCAGCAGAATGGAGCGTTGCTGAGGCAAGAGCGAACAGGCTACCCCAGTTTACACTCAACGCAGACGCAGCGTTCAGCAGCAGCGTTGCCGCAGTGCTTTTCAACAACTGGGCAACTACCCTTGCCGGTAACATTATGCAGCCGTTGTTAGATGGCGGCCTACGAGCTTCGGAAGTTGCCCGAACTCGCGCAGTCGTGGAAGAACAGGCAGCGTTATATAGCCAGACAGTCTCAGAAGCGATACAAGAAGTTGAAGATGCGCTTATAAATGAAGAGCAGCAGCAGGAGTACTTACGGCTCATAGCAGCACAGCGTGATGCTACTGCAAAAACACTTGAAGATGCCCAGCTGCGTTACCTTCAAGGACAAAGCGGCTACTTGCCTTTGCTGCAGGAAGTCTTAAACGTACAAAGTCTTGAAAGACAAATGATCCAACAGCAAGCAGAGCTTATCAAGCTCCGGATATCGCTGTATCGAGCACTAGGGGGCGGCTGGACATACAGCCTTGCACATGTCCAGAAGTCTTCATCTGATGATCAAAATGAGGGGATATAA
- a CDS encoding Spy/CpxP family protein refolding chaperone: protein MKRLLMVCVAVLAVALCSSAFAKDYPHSKKTPEQRVERLTTMLNLTSDQQAKIKDIIIRRDAEMEPLFKSLSEADDKEEQREIKIDILEQHQRYRKELNDVLTDEQEQKYQEFIHSRMQGQKIRKKS from the coding sequence ATGAAAAGATTGCTGATGGTGTGTGTGGCTGTATTGGCGGTAGCGTTGTGTTCTTCTGCTTTTGCTAAAGATTATCCACATAGTAAAAAGACTCCGGAGCAACGTGTAGAGCGTTTGACAACTATGCTGAATTTGACGTCGGATCAGCAGGCAAAAATCAAAGATATCATTATACGCAGAGATGCAGAGATGGAACCACTTTTTAAGTCACTTTCTGAAGCAGACGATAAAGAAGAGCAGAGGGAAATCAAGATAGATATCTTAGAACAGCACCAGCGTTATAGAAAAGAATTGAATGATGTGCTTACGGATGAGCAAGAGCAAAAGTATCAGGAATTTATACATAGCCGCATGCAGGGACAGAAAATACGGAAAAAAAGTTAA
- the buk gene encoding butyrate kinase, translated as MAERILVINPGSTSTKVAVFDGEKELFSHTAEHEKHETLAFSAAMEEMELRRSTIKAVLKKYGMDTIKFDGVAGRGGLLAPMQGGTWNVTPAMLSDLASARYGEHACNLGAPLALEFAKEHGVKAYIVDTVVTDEMDSRARLSGLPELPRRSIFHALSQRAAARKAAGQLGKQYSNCRFLVCHMGGGVSVAAHRNGKICDVVNALEGDGPFSPERTGRLPALGVLDLVKNGIFTYEELRSRILKTGGLWAHLGTNDLRIVEKRMAEGDTKAQLVFEALTYCIAKELSGLIPALMHLDEGENAPVTIDGFVLTGGMANSKKLIETIINNLPPLAPAFIFPAVEEMHALAGGVLRVLRGKETARDYTGTPKDLL; from the coding sequence ATGGCTGAGCGTATTCTGGTTATTAATCCGGGTTCAACATCTACCAAAGTTGCTGTTTTTGATGGGGAAAAGGAACTTTTCTCGCACACGGCAGAACATGAAAAACATGAAACCCTTGCCTTTAGCGCTGCTATGGAGGAAATGGAACTTCGACGCAGTACTATTAAAGCAGTTCTCAAAAAATATGGCATGGACACCATAAAATTTGATGGCGTTGCGGGCCGTGGAGGACTTCTGGCTCCTATGCAGGGAGGCACATGGAATGTCACGCCTGCCATGCTGTCCGATCTAGCTTCCGCTCGATATGGAGAACATGCTTGCAACCTTGGTGCCCCCTTAGCACTGGAATTCGCAAAAGAACACGGAGTAAAGGCATATATTGTCGACACCGTTGTTACAGACGAAATGGACAGCCGCGCCCGTCTCAGTGGTTTACCGGAACTTCCACGCCGTAGTATTTTTCATGCCCTTTCCCAAAGGGCTGCTGCACGAAAGGCAGCGGGACAACTGGGAAAGCAGTATTCAAACTGCCGCTTTCTTGTATGTCACATGGGCGGTGGAGTATCCGTAGCCGCACACCGTAACGGTAAAATTTGTGACGTAGTCAATGCGCTGGAAGGAGACGGACCATTTTCACCAGAACGAACCGGTCGTCTACCAGCTCTGGGTGTACTTGATCTCGTCAAAAATGGTATCTTTACATACGAAGAGTTACGTTCACGTATTCTCAAAACAGGCGGCCTTTGGGCTCACTTGGGCACAAATGACTTGCGCATTGTAGAAAAACGTATGGCCGAAGGCGATACGAAAGCACAACTGGTATTTGAAGCTCTTACATACTGCATTGCGAAAGAACTATCAGGACTTATTCCTGCACTTATGCATCTTGACGAAGGTGAAAATGCACCTGTTACCATTGACGGTTTTGTGCTCACCGGTGGCATGGCAAACAGTAAAAAGCTCATTGAAACTATTATAAACAATCTGCCACCGCTTGCTCCTGCCTTCATCTTCCCCGCTGTGGAAGAGATGCATGCACTTGCGGGTGGCGTTTTACGCGTACTTCGAGGCAAAGAAACCGCACGAGACTACACAGGAACTCCAAAAGATTTACTATAA
- a CDS encoding TetR/AcrR family transcriptional regulator, whose protein sequence is MGSSKELILHNARQLFADKGFKGTTVALIAQLSHVTDAAIYRHYKSKQQIFDQIIEELITEYKGMLNEIKARQKSGYCLLETLIHDVVSFVNEHETGYKVILTTYATIPSAKIAMDSVTDALKQTIVACLERGIKDGTVREDIEVDSTAEIITWLLAGLNRRRIFWPEHEQISDAAVTFCLNSIKGF, encoded by the coding sequence ATGGGTTCATCAAAAGAACTAATTCTTCATAACGCACGCCAACTCTTCGCAGATAAAGGCTTTAAGGGCACAACTGTGGCCCTTATTGCGCAGCTTTCGCACGTGACAGATGCTGCTATTTACAGACACTATAAATCCAAGCAGCAGATATTTGATCAAATTATTGAAGAACTCATTACTGAGTATAAGGGCATGCTTAATGAGATAAAGGCTCGCCAGAAATCCGGCTATTGCCTTTTAGAGACACTCATTCATGACGTTGTGTCTTTCGTCAATGAACATGAAACTGGATACAAAGTTATCCTTACCACATACGCGACAATTCCAAGCGCTAAGATTGCTATGGACAGTGTCACTGATGCACTGAAACAAACTATCGTTGCATGTCTTGAGCGAGGCATCAAGGACGGTACAGTTCGCGAAGACATTGAAGTAGACAGCACTGCTGAAATCATCACCTGGCTACTTGCGGGGCTTAACCGCCGCCGCATCTTCTGGCCTGAACATGAGCAGATTTCAGACGCTGCTGTTACTTTTTGTCTTAATTCCATCAAGGGCTTTTAG
- a CDS encoding glycosyltransferase family 9 protein: MTDSTIILDPAKVKKILVCQLRQIGDVMLSTPVAELLAQKYPDAEIHYFTEKKCVPVLQNNPYISKIWALDKKELSNIIKEFAFYKKVAQQGFDLMVGLQHLPRVRWISYLTDAPVKLSYHSSWINDIGYTHLTKAKSGYASESKTAILAPLGIKWNCTTPKLFLTEEEREAMSARLKEWGVTAEHRLITIDATHHDLGRKYPAENFAKVISILANRRKELRFVLLAGPGEEGIFDEILSNCDAPEAVIVPSPSLQLREVAACQERSVLHFGNCSAPRHMAVAVGTPTFVALGSSSDSWRFPSKEHLTVNSDIDCCPCNSTSCSIGYKCLTELDPEYVAEKLLEHLDHVTD, translated from the coding sequence GTGACTGACAGCACCATTATCTTAGATCCCGCGAAAGTAAAAAAAATTCTTGTTTGTCAGCTTCGGCAAATTGGCGATGTTATGCTCTCCACACCAGTGGCTGAGTTGCTTGCCCAGAAGTATCCTGATGCAGAGATTCATTATTTTACAGAAAAAAAATGTGTCCCTGTTCTTCAGAATAACCCGTATATTTCTAAAATATGGGCGTTGGATAAAAAAGAATTATCTAACATTATTAAAGAATTTGCATTTTACAAAAAAGTTGCCCAGCAAGGATTTGATTTGATGGTAGGGCTACAACACCTTCCACGAGTACGCTGGATTTCTTATCTCACAGATGCACCTGTAAAATTAAGCTATCATTCCTCATGGATTAACGACATCGGGTATACTCATCTCACTAAAGCGAAAAGTGGGTATGCATCGGAGTCTAAAACTGCGATTCTTGCACCGCTTGGAATTAAGTGGAACTGCACGACCCCAAAGCTGTTTCTTACAGAAGAAGAACGCGAGGCAATGTCTGCGCGTTTGAAGGAGTGGGGAGTAACCGCTGAACATAGGTTGATCACTATTGATGCTACCCACCATGACCTCGGACGGAAATATCCTGCTGAAAATTTCGCAAAGGTCATCAGTATCCTAGCTAACAGGCGTAAGGAGTTGCGCTTCGTTTTATTGGCCGGTCCCGGTGAAGAAGGTATTTTTGATGAAATCCTGAGTAACTGTGATGCACCGGAAGCGGTTATTGTACCTTCGCCAAGCTTGCAGTTGCGTGAAGTCGCCGCTTGTCAGGAACGGAGTGTGCTTCATTTCGGTAACTGTTCTGCTCCTCGCCATATGGCTGTTGCGGTTGGCACACCTACTTTTGTTGCCCTTGGTTCAAGCAGTGACTCATGGCGGTTCCCGTCTAAGGAGCATCTTACAGTGAATTCCGACATAGATTGCTGCCCGTGTAATAGCACCTCATGTTCTATTGGCTACAAGTGTCTTACTGAACTTGATCCAGAGTATGTTGCGGAAAAACTCTTGGAACATCTTGATCATGTAACTGATTAG
- a CDS encoding efflux RND transporter periplasmic adaptor subunit, translating into MQNNPTSRKTVLINAVVFTLMITLGIGGYMFFMGSKPKVAKKAAIKKVAAVTVRHLEKGSVSMQIKGTGVVIPAREVELKPEVSGTIAWTAPQFAAGGIIKKGQVILRIDTRDYDIALRKSKSTLETAKADLMMEEGQQRVAKEGIRLLDESKSAAKYSTALALRKPQLITAKAELEKAKADVELAELNVSRCTLRAPFDVMIQETGANLGSRVTTSSTVATLVGIDEYWVETAVPVDRLENLGLSRNSITAKVVRQGGTSQWAGKVLRLTGTLTESTRLARVIVSIIDPRGLRSQNFSMPLMLGDYVDVIIEGNTIQSAYKIPRDLVHNENEIWVYTDGKLTIRKLKIVWKTPEAVYATDGITESDAIVASNLNNAYSGMALALDSGSAPTVAEQPKEESQKKTINNSDNSARNGNKVATAE; encoded by the coding sequence ATGCAGAACAATCCTACATCCCGAAAAACCGTACTTATCAACGCCGTCGTTTTCACTCTCATGATTACGCTAGGTATTGGCGGCTATATGTTTTTTATGGGTTCCAAACCCAAAGTTGCTAAAAAAGCAGCTATCAAAAAAGTTGCTGCTGTTACAGTTCGCCACCTTGAAAAAGGTAGTGTCTCTATGCAGATAAAAGGAACAGGGGTCGTAATCCCTGCACGGGAAGTTGAACTTAAGCCGGAGGTCTCCGGGACAATTGCATGGACTGCTCCCCAATTTGCTGCTGGCGGCATTATTAAAAAGGGCCAAGTAATTCTTCGTATCGACACTCGCGATTATGACATTGCGCTACGAAAAAGCAAAAGCACTCTTGAAACTGCCAAAGCAGACTTAATGATGGAAGAAGGACAACAACGCGTGGCCAAAGAAGGCATACGCCTTTTAGATGAAAGTAAAAGTGCCGCCAAATACAGCACAGCACTGGCACTACGTAAGCCGCAACTGATAACAGCGAAGGCTGAACTTGAAAAAGCTAAAGCTGACGTCGAGCTGGCAGAACTTAATGTCTCTCGCTGCACGCTACGCGCTCCATTTGATGTTATGATACAGGAAACCGGTGCGAACCTTGGCTCCCGTGTCACCACTTCCTCTACTGTCGCCACTCTGGTAGGCATCGACGAATATTGGGTTGAAACCGCAGTCCCTGTGGATCGCCTTGAAAATCTCGGCTTGTCCCGTAACTCAATTACCGCAAAAGTTGTCCGCCAGGGTGGTACTTCCCAATGGGCCGGCAAAGTGTTGCGCCTTACGGGGACACTTACAGAATCTACCCGCCTTGCGCGTGTTATCGTCTCCATTATCGATCCGCGCGGCCTAAGATCTCAAAATTTTTCAATGCCGCTCATGCTCGGCGATTATGTTGACGTCATAATTGAAGGCAACACAATACAATCTGCCTATAAAATCCCCAGAGACCTTGTACATAATGAAAACGAAATATGGGTATATACGGATGGGAAACTAACCATCCGAAAACTCAAGATTGTCTGGAAAACTCCTGAGGCTGTTTACGCTACAGACGGCATTACTGAATCTGATGCAATTGTGGCTTCTAATCTAAACAATGCATACTCAGGTATGGCTCTTGCTCTCGACTCAGGCAGTGCCCCGACGGTTGCGGAACAACCGAAAGAGGAAAGTCAAAAAAAGACAATTAATAACTCTGACAATAGTGCCCGAAACGGCAACAAAGTCGCAACTGCGGAGTAA
- a CDS encoding bifunctional enoyl-CoA hydratase/phosphate acetyltransferase produces MPINSLQSLAEYIIEGHVCAKLAVASCAEGFVLRACVEANAKGIAEPILVGDLELAEKLAAERDLDLSPFEKYHVPDPTEAVAKCIELVKNGHASAIMKGKVNTDILLRGILNKETGMPPKGVLSHVGLFNAPNADRLMIVTDAGINIAPNMQRKVDIVKNALRVAKVLKIEQPKVAMLAATEKVIYPAMPATLDAQMVAKMAEQGEFGNALVAGPFALDLAVSMRAVECKGVDNPVAGKADILVAPDIESGNILYKSLTALMNLDMAGMVVGSEVPIVLPSRGDTDRTKFYSIALAITMAMGEKESP; encoded by the coding sequence ATGCCTATTAATTCCCTTCAGTCCCTTGCAGAGTACATTATTGAAGGCCACGTTTGTGCAAAACTCGCAGTTGCATCTTGTGCGGAAGGTTTTGTGCTACGTGCATGCGTAGAAGCAAATGCAAAAGGAATTGCAGAACCAATTCTTGTTGGCGACTTAGAGCTTGCAGAAAAACTTGCTGCGGAACGTGATCTTGATCTTTCCCCATTTGAAAAATATCACGTACCGGATCCAACCGAAGCTGTGGCTAAATGTATTGAGCTGGTCAAGAACGGCCATGCCAGCGCCATTATGAAAGGTAAAGTTAATACCGACATACTATTACGCGGTATTCTTAATAAAGAGACCGGAATGCCCCCAAAAGGGGTTCTTTCCCATGTAGGGCTCTTCAACGCTCCGAATGCTGACCGGCTCATGATAGTTACTGATGCCGGGATCAACATTGCACCAAACATGCAACGTAAAGTTGATATTGTTAAAAACGCATTGCGTGTTGCAAAAGTACTCAAAATTGAGCAGCCCAAAGTTGCAATGCTCGCAGCAACAGAAAAAGTTATTTACCCTGCAATGCCCGCAACCCTCGATGCCCAGATGGTTGCAAAAATGGCTGAACAGGGCGAATTCGGCAACGCTCTCGTTGCCGGTCCGTTTGCACTCGACCTTGCCGTTTCTATGCGCGCTGTTGAATGCAAAGGTGTCGACAATCCGGTGGCAGGCAAAGCAGACATCCTTGTTGCGCCGGACATCGAAAGCGGCAATATCTTATACAAGTCGCTTACCGCACTCATGAATCTGGATATGGCCGGCATGGTTGTCGGCAGCGAAGTACCTATTGTACTTCCATCTCGTGGTGATACTGACCGTACAAAATTCTATTCTATTGCACTTGCCATTACTATGGCTATGGGTGAAAAGGAGTCGCCTTAA
- a CDS encoding efflux RND transporter permease subunit, which produces MQMSPLASQHRKPISPEPEKSRGPVAWMAGNSVAANLLMLILLIGGLVLGSNTTQEVFPEIEMDAVSITIAYPGASPEEIERSIVQAVEEAIEGIEGIEDITSTANENSATIRAELLDGADVDRVWQDIKTEVDRITTFPDEAEDPRITIDARKRSVLTLVISGNVSELVLRDYANQLEDALLRSPEITQADVSGVRDLETHVEISRNTLRKYNLTLTDVASQIKKASVELGGGSLKTTQGEILVRVSDRKLVAKDFKRIPILTDKYGASIYLGDIAKIWDGFEDTDEWSSFDGNRAVSVDVYRIGSQTPMSVATAALDVVEEFKTNLPPGMKVGSHHNRYIIFQDRAELLLSNAYIGLALVFIFLALFLEIRLAFWVSLGIPISFFGAFVFLPFTDFSINMITMFAFIITLGIVVDDAIVVGENVYYHRNLGKSRLQAAIDGAKEVIMPVTFSVLTNIITFLPLYFVPGIMGKIFKYIPVVVGFVFLISLVESIFILPAHLAHGSEKSRIPGLGWLIRFQQRFSNRFEKFIANQFGAFISRLITYRYAVLGSALAILFITVGFALSGRLGMVLFPTVESDYAYSSITMPYGTPVERIKEVEKQLFTSANNVISNNGGEKLSTGVFTDIANNILTARIYLTPPDSRPISTSKVTALWRKAVGTVDGAETVDFLADRGGPGSGKGVTIQLSHRNIAMLEKAATELAEAMSLLNGVSDIDDGNARGKRQFDIKLLPAGEAAGLNSREVANQLRNAFYGAEALKQQVGQDEVTVRVRLPKAERASVATFDDLILTLPDGGEMLLRDAARITRAFADTSITRENGKRIRSVAGNVTPRNRSEQVIASVKSDILPELLQKYPGLNYSLEGKQADMRDSIQSLVKGLLLTLLAIYALLAIPFKSYTQPLIVLLSIPFGMVGAIIGHMVMGYSLSLMSMFGLVALSGVVVNDSLVLVDFTNRLRREGYTPQEAVISGAVKRFRPILLTTITTCGGLAPMILETSRQARFLIPMAISLGFGILFATLITLVLVPCFYLVFEDIAQLVSAKSSHATDTTAATEHPV; this is translated from the coding sequence ATGCAAATGTCTCCTCTTGCTTCGCAGCACCGCAAGCCAATATCGCCGGAACCGGAAAAGTCACGCGGCCCTGTGGCATGGATGGCAGGCAACTCTGTTGCAGCCAACTTACTTATGCTCATCCTTCTCATCGGTGGCCTTGTTCTCGGTTCCAACACCACACAGGAAGTTTTTCCGGAAATCGAAATGGATGCTGTATCCATAACCATTGCTTATCCGGGAGCCAGCCCTGAAGAAATTGAACGCTCTATTGTGCAAGCTGTTGAGGAAGCGATTGAAGGCATTGAGGGCATCGAAGACATCACCTCTACTGCCAACGAAAACAGTGCAACAATTCGGGCGGAACTACTCGACGGAGCTGATGTTGACCGCGTATGGCAGGATATAAAAACAGAAGTCGACAGAATAACTACGTTCCCTGACGAGGCAGAAGACCCGCGCATCACCATCGATGCCAGAAAACGCAGTGTACTCACCCTTGTTATCAGTGGGAATGTTTCTGAGCTGGTATTACGTGATTACGCAAACCAGTTGGAAGATGCCCTACTAAGAAGCCCTGAGATTACACAGGCTGATGTCTCCGGTGTGCGAGATTTGGAAACTCATGTTGAAATCTCACGCAACACCCTTCGCAAATACAATCTCACCCTCACCGACGTTGCCAGCCAGATCAAAAAGGCATCTGTTGAACTTGGTGGTGGTAGTCTTAAAACTACACAAGGCGAAATCCTTGTACGAGTATCAGACCGTAAGCTTGTAGCAAAAGACTTTAAACGTATCCCAATTCTTACGGACAAATACGGAGCCTCCATCTATCTTGGAGACATTGCAAAAATTTGGGACGGATTTGAAGACACAGATGAATGGAGCAGTTTTGACGGTAACCGCGCTGTCTCTGTTGACGTCTACCGGATCGGCTCACAAACCCCGATGAGTGTTGCAACGGCTGCGCTTGATGTGGTCGAAGAATTCAAGACAAATCTGCCTCCGGGTATGAAAGTCGGCTCGCACCACAACCGCTACATAATATTCCAAGACCGCGCAGAGCTGCTTCTCAGCAATGCGTATATCGGTCTTGCGCTGGTATTCATATTTTTGGCGCTGTTCCTTGAAATCCGTCTTGCCTTCTGGGTAAGTCTCGGTATTCCGATATCATTTTTCGGAGCATTTGTATTCCTGCCGTTTACCGACTTCAGTATCAACATGATTACCATGTTCGCTTTTATTATCACTCTCGGTATTGTTGTGGACGATGCTATCGTTGTAGGCGAAAACGTCTACTACCACAGAAATTTGGGAAAAAGCAGGCTACAGGCTGCTATTGATGGCGCAAAAGAAGTGATTATGCCGGTAACGTTCAGTGTTCTCACAAACATTATCACGTTCCTTCCATTATACTTTGTACCTGGCATAATGGGAAAAATTTTTAAATACATCCCCGTGGTAGTAGGATTTGTATTTTTAATTTCACTCGTTGAAAGCATATTCATTCTGCCCGCCCACCTTGCACACGGCAGTGAAAAATCACGAATTCCAGGGCTTGGTTGGCTCATACGATTCCAGCAACGCTTCAGTAACCGTTTTGAAAAATTCATTGCCAATCAGTTCGGTGCGTTCATCAGCAGGCTTATTACATACCGTTATGCAGTTCTCGGAAGCGCACTGGCAATCCTGTTTATTACTGTAGGATTTGCTTTATCCGGCCGACTGGGCATGGTTCTTTTCCCGACTGTTGAGTCTGACTATGCCTACAGTTCAATCACAATGCCATACGGAACACCTGTTGAACGCATAAAGGAAGTTGAAAAGCAACTCTTTACATCCGCAAATAATGTCATCAGCAACAACGGCGGTGAAAAACTCAGCACTGGCGTATTCACCGATATCGCAAACAACATACTCACGGCACGTATTTACCTTACACCGCCAGACTCACGTCCTATATCCACATCAAAAGTTACGGCTCTGTGGCGCAAAGCTGTCGGTACAGTTGACGGTGCAGAAACCGTAGATTTTCTTGCTGACAGAGGTGGACCGGGATCCGGTAAGGGCGTCACTATTCAGCTCTCGCATCGTAACATCGCCATGCTTGAAAAGGCAGCAACAGAACTGGCCGAAGCTATGTCGCTGCTCAATGGCGTGAGCGATATAGATGACGGCAATGCACGCGGAAAACGCCAGTTCGACATCAAACTGCTCCCTGCAGGTGAAGCGGCCGGACTTAATTCCCGTGAAGTTGCAAACCAGTTGCGTAACGCCTTCTACGGTGCTGAAGCTCTCAAACAACAAGTAGGACAGGATGAAGTAACAGTACGAGTACGTTTGCCAAAAGCAGAACGCGCATCCGTTGCAACATTCGATGACCTGATACTCACGCTTCCAGACGGTGGTGAGATGCTGCTGCGCGATGCAGCACGTATAACAAGAGCATTCGCCGATACCTCCATCACACGAGAAAACGGCAAACGTATCCGGAGTGTCGCAGGAAACGTTACCCCGCGCAATCGTTCAGAACAAGTTATTGCCTCTGTCAAAAGCGATATATTACCTGAACTTCTTCAAAAATACCCGGGGCTAAACTATTCTCTTGAAGGAAAACAGGCAGATATGCGGGACAGCATCCAAAGTCTTGTGAAAGGGCTGCTTCTCACGCTGCTTGCCATTTATGCATTGCTTGCCATTCCGTTCAAAAGCTACACACAACCACTTATCGTACTGCTATCTATACCATTCGGCATGGTCGGTGCGATCATCGGCCACATGGTCATGGGCTACTCTCTCAGCCTTATGAGTATGTTCGGCCTCGTTGCTCTGTCCGGCGTTGTCGTAAACGATTCACTCGTGCTGGTTGACTTCACAAACCGACTGCGACGCGAAGGATACACGCCACAAGAAGCTGTCATCTCAGGTGCGGTCAAACGATTCAGACCAATTTTGCTGACTACCATCACAACATGCGGTGGGTTGGCACCAATGATTCTGGAAACGTCAAGGCAAGCACGATTCCTTATCCCGATGGCAATTTCTCTCGGGTTCGGCATCTTGTTTGCCACGCTTATTACACTTGTGCTCGTACCGTGCTTCTACCTCGTGTTTGAAGACATAGCGCAGCTTGTTTCGGCCAAAAGTTCACATGCGACAGACACCACAGCCGCAACAGAGCATCCAGTGTAG
- the ilvN gene encoding acetolactate synthase small subunit gives MIYTISTLVNNQPGVVADVTAVFRDRNVNFKSISCAETEEFDVSQLVITVDCNSATIKTLIEDIANLAAVSKVDTLERNDFVDRQMALIKVGFTKDTMTQVMQIFEVFRADVVSMGQETITIEITGDEDKVDGLIKMLRPHGIRSLCRTGVVALKRGDE, from the coding sequence ATGATTTATACTATCTCAACGCTGGTTAACAACCAGCCGGGTGTTGTTGCAGACGTTACAGCTGTATTTAGAGATCGTAACGTAAATTTCAAATCCATTTCCTGTGCAGAGACAGAGGAATTTGACGTTTCCCAACTTGTTATTACTGTTGATTGTAACTCTGCTACTATCAAAACTCTTATTGAAGACATTGCGAACCTCGCTGCGGTATCTAAAGTAGATACCCTTGAACGTAATGACTTTGTTGATCGCCAGATGGCACTTATAAAAGTTGGCTTTACTAAAGACACTATGACTCAGGTAATGCAAATTTTTGAAGTGTTCCGTGCAGATGTTGTAAGCATGGGGCAGGAGACCATCACCATCGAAATTACAGGTGATGAAGACAAAGTTGACGGTCTTATAAAGATGCTACGCCCGCATGGCATCCGCAGCCTATGCAGAACCGGCGTTGTTGCTCTTAAACGTGGCGACGAATAA